TCTTCATGATTTGAAGTTCAGCCTATATCTCCAAAAGATAAAAGCATACTTGCCCTCGATTCATCTCATGTGCAATAATGTTCTCAACACCAATTATCAATCCATCGCATGGTTTCCCATGCCTCGAAGACTTTTTTTAATTCAATTAACATGGTTCAAATGAAAAGAATTTTTCTTGCCTTAATTTCTTTTCTAGTCTATGCTTGTAGCCCCGACAATTTTAGCGAAGTGGACACTCAACCATCTTCTCCTGTCAGCAGTCCACGAGGGTTGTTTGTCATTAACGAAGGATTGTTTAATCAGGGGAATGCAGAAATAACCTACATCGACGAAAAAACAGGTGAAGTAAAACATAATTTTTTTCAATCTGTCAATGGCTATAGCCCAGGTGATATCCTTATGGATGCCATCATGGCCAACGAAGAAATATACCTCTCAGTGAATAATTCCAATCGAATATATGTTCTTGATCGATCATGGAAAGTAAAGACTCAAATTAATATTACTCAACCTCGATATTTGCTGCCGGGGAAAAAATACGTCTATGTGTCTTCACTTTATCGTCCTTTTCTATATCTCATTGATATCAACAAAAAGAAACTAGTAGACAGTATGTATGCTAGTCGGCCATTGGAGCAACTGATGTGGGTAAATGGATTCATCTGGGGAATACATTGGTCATCGCTTGCTTCATCGTTGCCCAATCGCTATATTATGATCATCGATTCGAGTGCGAAAAAAGTGGTCGACTCCATAGAAGTTGGCAAAGAACCCAACAGTATGGTTCAGGACAAAGAAGGAAACATATGGGTTTTATGCAGTGGTGGTTACCTGCAAGAAGAACCACCAACCCTTTGGAAAATAAATCCCATCACACGACAACCTCAAAAAATCATGGAATTTAATCAAGGAAATGATTATCCATCTTCCTTAAATATCAGTGCTACAAGAGATACTTTATTTTTTATCAACAAAAATATCTATTGCTTCAGTATTCAAAACCTATCTTCTCATCTCGTGTATGCTAGTGGAATCGATATTTTATATAGTCTCTGGCTGGATCCTGATCGACGGACATGGTGGGTTTGCAATGTTAAAGACTATGTACATCAGGGAGAAATTATGGAAATTAATGCTGAAGGGCAAGTGCTAAAAAAATTTCCAGCAGGAACGATTCCACGAAAAATTCTCTTTATTAGGTAACTTTTAAGACTTAAATACCACAAGAGACTTAAGAAGCTCGCAATATTGAAATTTGAACAATCAAAAATTTTATCCCGATTATTTGATAATTTGAAAAATTTGATGCATATTTGATGGCATTATTTTTGAAATTGTATTAACAAATTCATTGTTATGGAAACAAATTCATTTAAAATCAAAAAAAAACCAGTACGGTTAATGTTATCTTTCATTTGGGCAATATGCTTTTTTTTCAGCATGGAGGTTTATACTCAGGGTATGCTTTCGCTCATCAGTAATAGTAGTGAAAAATTTTGGGTTTACGTCAATGGTGTTCAAATCAATTTTGAACCGCAGTATTTCGTAAGTAATATTCCTATCAATGCTCCGTTTTGCAACGTAAAAATCGTTTTTTTAAATCCCAGGATTCCATCACTTGAAAAAGTAGTAAGTTTAGTAGACCCAATGGGTAGATGGTATCATGCTACTTTTCTTGTCAAGCGTGTAAAAAAATGGCTTTTTATCATAGATGACTACGATGCTATTTTTGAATTAATGCCATACAATACCGGATATCCCACCTATCCGCAGCCAACTATTGGGCTTGAAGGATACGATTATACTCCAGGAGGTAGGATTCCTCCTTCAGGGAATCAACCTGTTACACCACCGACTACTAATACCCCTGTTTATCCGCCTGCATGTATGCCCATGGATATAGCTTCGTTCGAAG
This is a stretch of genomic DNA from Bacteroidales bacterium. It encodes these proteins:
- a CDS encoding DUF5074 domain-containing protein encodes the protein MKRIFLALISFLVYACSPDNFSEVDTQPSSPVSSPRGLFVINEGLFNQGNAEITYIDEKTGEVKHNFFQSVNGYSPGDILMDAIMANEEIYLSVNNSNRIYVLDRSWKVKTQINITQPRYLLPGKKYVYVSSLYRPFLYLIDINKKKLVDSMYASRPLEQLMWVNGFIWGIHWSSLASSLPNRYIMIIDSSAKKVVDSIEVGKEPNSMVQDKEGNIWVLCSGGYLQEEPPTLWKINPITRQPQKIMEFNQGNDYPSSLNISATRDTLFFINKNIYCFSIQNLSSHLVYASGIDILYSLWLDPDRRTWWVCNVKDYVHQGEIMEINAEGQVLKKFPAGTIPRKILFIR
- a CDS encoding DUF4476 domain-containing protein produces the protein MLSFIWAICFFFSMEVYTQGMLSLISNSSEKFWVYVNGVQINFEPQYFVSNIPINAPFCNVKIVFLNPRIPSLEKVVSLVDPMGRWYHATFLVKRVKKWLFIIDDYDAIFELMPYNTGYPTYPQPTIGLEGYDYTPGGRIPPSGNQPVTPPTTNTPVYPPACMPMDIASFEAAKASISRTSFDDTRLSIAKQIASSNCLTAAQIRDIMRLFSFESTRLDFAKFAYPYCYDKGNYFMVNDAFSFSSSIDELNKFIYGH